One region of Streptomyces sp. CG4 genomic DNA includes:
- a CDS encoding response regulator: MTETEGEKKPARVVVADDQTVVREGIVMLLGLLPGVKVVGAAGDGEEAVQLVGELAPDVVLMDLRMPRCDGVEATRRIRAQYPGTQVVVLTTYADDESLFPALRAGARGYLTKDAGGDEIVRAVKSVLSGDAGLSPSVQRRLLERLSQPEPSPSATAEALPDGLTARETEVLRLIADGLSNQEIARKLHVSTATVKTHINNLFAKTGLKDRAQAVRYAYSKGLVRPSTE; encoded by the coding sequence ATGACCGAGACGGAAGGGGAGAAGAAGCCCGCACGGGTGGTGGTCGCCGACGACCAGACCGTGGTCCGGGAAGGCATCGTGATGCTGCTCGGACTGCTCCCCGGAGTGAAGGTCGTGGGCGCCGCGGGAGACGGCGAGGAGGCGGTGCAACTGGTGGGAGAACTGGCCCCGGACGTCGTCCTGATGGATCTCCGGATGCCCCGCTGCGACGGCGTGGAGGCCACCCGGCGGATCCGGGCGCAGTACCCGGGAACCCAGGTCGTGGTGCTCACCACGTACGCGGACGACGAGTCGCTGTTCCCCGCGCTGCGCGCCGGCGCCCGGGGCTATCTCACCAAGGACGCGGGCGGTGACGAGATCGTGCGGGCCGTGAAGAGCGTGCTGTCGGGGGACGCGGGGCTGTCCCCGAGTGTCCAACGCCGGTTGCTGGAGCGCCTGTCGCAGCCCGAGCCCAGCCCGTCGGCGACCGCCGAGGCGCTGCCTGACGGTCTGACCGCACGGGAGACCGAGGTTCTGCGGCTGATCGCCGATGGGCTCAGCAATCAGGAGATCGCCCGCAAGCTGCATGTGTCGACCGCAACCGTGAAGACACACATCAACAACCTCTTCGCGAAGACGGGACTCAAGGACCGGGCACAGGCGGTGCGTTACGCGTACAGCAAGGGCCTGGTGCGGCCCTCCACGGAGTGA
- a CDS encoding sucrase ferredoxin: protein MSRCATVSRSLDEPVSGTAATATTWLLLEQPGPWGVQALTSSHLAPALGRALEAAAEGTGVRIALIRRPGRHADPGGPALRQVYAAHTVPGRGWLHSATTRDPRRLLGLDFAALGAGDHRSLAAALGGRPHRGDPLALVCTNGKRDRCCALLGRPLATELAASGVRGVWEVTHLGGHRFAPTVLVLPYGYAYGRAEAHTIKEALHGAQEGRVVVEGCRGCSAWERPGQAAELAVRSAADEYRAGVLSVVRTEGAAPRWEVTVGHADGRRWRVTVAQGASLPPRPESCGAAVLGTPARMDVVAVRALRSTALAS, encoded by the coding sequence GTGAGTAGGTGTGCGACCGTCTCCCGGAGCCTCGACGAGCCCGTTTCCGGTACGGCGGCCACGGCGACGACCTGGCTGCTGCTGGAACAGCCCGGCCCGTGGGGCGTGCAGGCGCTCACTTCGAGCCACCTGGCCCCCGCACTCGGCCGGGCGCTGGAGGCGGCCGCCGAGGGAACCGGCGTACGCATCGCGCTCATCCGGCGCCCGGGGCGCCACGCCGACCCCGGCGGGCCCGCCCTCCGGCAAGTGTACGCCGCCCACACCGTGCCGGGCCGCGGATGGCTGCACAGCGCCACGACCCGCGATCCACGGCGGCTGCTCGGCCTCGACTTCGCCGCCCTGGGAGCGGGCGACCACCGTTCCCTCGCCGCCGCGCTCGGCGGCCGGCCGCACCGCGGCGACCCGCTCGCGCTCGTGTGCACCAACGGCAAGCGCGACCGCTGCTGCGCCCTCCTGGGCCGCCCGCTCGCCACCGAGCTGGCCGCCTCGGGGGTGCGTGGCGTCTGGGAGGTCACCCATCTGGGTGGACATCGCTTCGCGCCGACGGTGCTCGTCCTGCCGTACGGCTACGCCTACGGCCGCGCCGAGGCGCACACCATCAAGGAGGCGCTGCACGGCGCTCAGGAGGGCCGCGTGGTGGTCGAGGGCTGCCGCGGCTGCTCGGCCTGGGAACGGCCCGGCCAGGCGGCCGAGCTGGCCGTCCGTTCGGCCGCGGACGAGTACCGGGCGGGAGTGCTGAGCGTCGTACGGACCGAGGGCGCGGCTCCGCGCTGGGAGGTCACCGTGGGACACGCCGACGGCCGCCGCTGGCGGGTGACCGTGGCGCAGGGCGCGTCGCTGCCGCCCCGCCCGGAGAGCTGCGGCGCGGCGGTGCTGGGCACGCCGGCACGGATGGACGTGGTGGCCGTGCGCGCGCTGCGGTCGACGGCACTGGCGAGCTGA
- a CDS encoding cation acetate symporter — MTGQHQMLALVLFSGFVAVTLGITTWVSRRRHGSAEEFYAGGRLFSPMENGFAIAGDYVSAASFLGVTGLIALYGYDGMLYVVGFLVAWLVVLFLAAELVRNCGRFTLADVVAARMSERPVRIAAGTSSVTVSVLYLVAQMVGAGSLVALLLGRTSGADQAWAVIGVGALMVIYVSLGGMRATTWIQIVKAVLLLTGTVVLTALVLLRFHGDIDQLLIAAADRSGHGRAYLAPGLKYGGTWTARLDFISLGLALVLGTAGLPHILSRFYTVPTARAARRSAVWSIGLIGGFYLMTIVLGFGAAAVVGPEAVRGSNAAGNTAVPLLALDLGGGAGSTGGTVLFAIVAAVAFATILAVVAGITLASSASVAHDLYASLRRSRGTAGGRASSEVAVARWSAVGIGVVAIALGLLARDLNVAFLVGLAFAVAASANLPVLLYSLFWRGFTTRGAVWAVYGGLIPALGLVLLSPVVSGSPSSLFPGVDFQYFPLQNPGIVSIPLGFLAGWLGTITSDEVADEAKYAETEVRSLTGAGAV, encoded by the coding sequence GTGACCGGGCAGCATCAGATGCTGGCGCTGGTGCTGTTCAGCGGCTTTGTGGCCGTCACCCTCGGGATCACGACATGGGTGAGCCGGCGCCGGCATGGTTCGGCGGAGGAGTTCTACGCCGGAGGGCGACTGTTCTCGCCCATGGAGAATGGTTTTGCCATCGCGGGTGACTACGTATCGGCCGCCTCCTTCCTCGGGGTCACCGGGCTCATCGCGCTGTACGGGTACGACGGGATGCTGTACGTCGTGGGCTTCCTCGTGGCCTGGCTGGTCGTGCTGTTCCTGGCGGCCGAACTGGTACGCAACTGCGGGCGGTTCACGCTGGCCGATGTGGTGGCCGCGCGGATGAGCGAGCGGCCGGTGCGGATCGCCGCGGGAACTTCCTCGGTCACGGTGTCCGTTCTGTATCTGGTGGCGCAAATGGTCGGCGCGGGCAGCCTGGTGGCGCTGCTGCTGGGGCGGACGAGCGGGGCGGACCAGGCCTGGGCGGTCATCGGGGTCGGCGCGCTCATGGTGATCTATGTGTCGTTGGGAGGGATGCGGGCCACCACCTGGATCCAGATCGTGAAGGCGGTGCTGCTGCTCACCGGGACGGTCGTGCTGACCGCGCTCGTCCTGCTGCGCTTCCACGGAGACATCGACCAGTTGCTGATCGCGGCCGCGGACCGCAGCGGTCACGGACGGGCGTATCTGGCGCCGGGCCTGAAGTACGGCGGGACCTGGACCGCTCGCCTCGACTTCATCAGCCTGGGGCTCGCCCTGGTGCTGGGCACGGCGGGACTGCCGCACATCCTGTCCCGCTTCTACACCGTGCCCACCGCGCGGGCCGCCCGTCGTTCCGCGGTGTGGTCCATCGGGCTGATCGGCGGCTTCTACCTGATGACGATCGTCCTCGGCTTCGGGGCGGCCGCGGTGGTCGGGCCGGAGGCGGTGCGCGGTTCGAACGCGGCTGGGAACACGGCGGTGCCGCTGCTCGCCCTCGACCTGGGCGGCGGCGCGGGCTCCACCGGTGGCACGGTCCTGTTCGCGATCGTCGCCGCCGTCGCCTTCGCCACGATCCTCGCCGTGGTCGCCGGTATCACCCTCGCCTCGTCGGCGTCGGTGGCGCACGATCTGTACGCGTCGCTGCGGCGGTCGCGCGGCACGGCGGGCGGCAGGGCGAGCAGCGAGGTGGCGGTGGCGCGGTGGTCGGCGGTCGGCATCGGTGTCGTGGCGATCGCGCTCGGTCTGCTGGCCCGTGATCTCAACGTCGCCTTCCTCGTCGGCCTGGCCTTCGCGGTCGCCGCGTCGGCGAACCTTCCGGTGCTGCTGTACTCGCTGTTCTGGCGCGGCTTCACCACCCGCGGTGCGGTGTGGGCCGTATACGGCGGACTGATCCCGGCGCTCGGGCTGGTGCTGCTGTCCCCGGTGGTGTCCGGCAGCCCGTCCTCGCTCTTCCCGGGCGTCGACTTCCAGTACTTCCCGCTGCAGAACCCGGGCATCGTGTCCATCCCGCTCGGCTTCCTCGCCGGCTGGCTCGGCACGATCACCTCCGACGAGGTCGCGGACGAGGCCAAGTACGCCGAGACGGAGGTCCGGTCACTGACCGGGGCGGGGGCCGTGTAG
- a CDS encoding citrate synthase has protein sequence MAINRTATPLIDAPRGLAGVVVTQTEIGDVRGREGFYHYRQYSAVELAQTRGFEDVWHLLVHGTLPDAERRAAFLAETTALRRLPEEVRAALPAIAAASRVSGPLSGLRTALSLLGSARRLRPVYDIDADRRRADSVAVCAAVPTLLTALYRLGQGLDPVEPREDLPYAANYLYMLQGEEPDPRRARAVEQYLISTIDHGFNASTFTARVIASTGADVAACLTGAVGALSGPLHGGAPSRALDTLDAIGTPDRIDPWIRERVLAGDRIMGFGHAVYRTEDPRSRMLREIALGFGGPRVDLAVEVERRVEAILAELKPGRELHINVEFYAGVVMELCGLPREMFTPTFAAARVVGWSANILEQSADSKIIRPVARYVGPQPPVPVPAAR, from the coding sequence ATGGCCATCAACAGGACCGCAACCCCGCTCATCGACGCACCGCGCGGTCTCGCCGGCGTCGTCGTCACCCAGACGGAGATCGGCGACGTCCGCGGGCGGGAGGGCTTCTACCACTACCGCCAGTACTCGGCCGTCGAACTCGCGCAGACCCGCGGGTTCGAGGACGTCTGGCATCTCCTGGTCCACGGCACGCTCCCGGATGCGGAGCGCCGCGCCGCCTTCCTGGCCGAGACCACGGCGCTGCGGCGGCTGCCCGAGGAGGTCCGGGCGGCACTGCCCGCGATCGCGGCGGCGAGCCGCGTCTCCGGCCCGTTGTCCGGGCTGCGTACCGCGCTCTCCCTGCTGGGGTCGGCCCGGCGGCTGCGGCCGGTGTACGACATCGACGCGGACCGGCGGCGCGCCGACAGCGTGGCGGTCTGCGCGGCCGTGCCCACGCTGCTCACGGCGCTGTACCGGCTCGGGCAGGGCCTCGACCCGGTCGAGCCGCGCGAGGACCTGCCGTATGCGGCCAACTATCTGTACATGCTCCAGGGCGAGGAGCCCGATCCGCGGCGGGCCCGTGCGGTCGAGCAATACTTGATCTCAACTATTGATCATGGATTCAATGCATCAACCTTCACCGCCCGCGTCATCGCCTCCACCGGCGCCGACGTGGCGGCCTGTCTCACCGGAGCCGTGGGCGCCCTGTCGGGGCCGCTGCACGGCGGCGCGCCCAGCCGGGCCCTGGACACCCTGGACGCCATCGGCACGCCGGACCGGATCGACCCCTGGATCCGGGAGCGCGTGCTCGCCGGTGACCGGATCATGGGCTTCGGACACGCCGTCTACCGCACGGAGGACCCCCGTTCGCGGATGCTGCGGGAGATCGCCCTCGGCTTCGGCGGTCCGCGCGTGGACCTGGCGGTGGAGGTGGAGCGCCGGGTCGAGGCGATCCTCGCCGAGCTGAAGCCCGGCCGCGAACTCCACATCAACGTCGAGTTCTACGCCGGCGTCGTCATGGAACTCTGCGGACTGCCCCGCGAGATGTTCACCCCCACCTTCGCCGCCGCACGCGTGGTGGGCTGGAGCGCCAACATCCTGGAACAGTCGGCCGACTCGAAGATCATCCGGCCGGTGGCGCGGTACGTGGGACCCCAGCCGCCGGTCCCGGTACCGGCCGCGCGGTGA
- a CDS encoding GTP-binding protein, with protein MGNSSGPQIPVVVLAGFLGSGKTTLLNHLLHRSGGSRIGAIVNDFGAIEIDAMAVAGALGDSTVSLGNGCLCCAVDASELDLYLDRLAAPQTGIDVIVIEASGLAEPQELVRMVLASEHPRVVYGGLVEVVDAAEFDGTRARHPEIDRHLALADLVVVNKLDRAADGDRVLALVRSLADRAAVVPATYGRIDPEFLFDCRPSEERIGQLSFDDLYEHGDDGHDGHDHAGHLHTGYDSLSFAADLPMEPRRLMRFLDSRPEGLYRIKGYVDFGPHDTVNRYAVHAVGRFLRFYPEPWPAGDARLTQLVLIGSGIDAGALGKELEACKNDAPHADEHGMWGVLRYVPGLDEADPEDPPAWDPEDLTA; from the coding sequence TTGGGGAACAGCAGCGGTCCGCAGATCCCGGTCGTCGTGCTCGCCGGATTTCTGGGCTCCGGGAAGACCACGCTCCTCAACCACCTTCTGCACCGCAGCGGAGGCAGCCGTATCGGTGCGATCGTCAACGACTTCGGCGCCATCGAGATCGACGCCATGGCCGTCGCCGGCGCCCTCGGCGACTCGACCGTCTCGCTGGGCAACGGCTGCCTGTGCTGTGCCGTCGACGCGAGCGAACTCGACCTCTATCTGGACCGGCTCGCCGCCCCGCAGACCGGCATCGACGTGATCGTCATCGAGGCCAGCGGGCTCGCCGAACCCCAGGAACTGGTGAGGATGGTGCTGGCCAGCGAGCACCCGAGGGTCGTCTACGGCGGCCTGGTCGAGGTCGTGGACGCCGCCGAGTTCGACGGCACCCGGGCCCGGCACCCCGAGATCGACCGGCATCTGGCCCTCGCCGACCTGGTGGTGGTCAACAAGCTCGACCGGGCCGCGGACGGCGACCGGGTGCTCGCACTGGTGCGGTCCCTCGCGGACCGTGCCGCCGTCGTCCCCGCTACCTACGGCCGTATCGACCCGGAGTTCCTCTTCGACTGCCGGCCGAGCGAGGAGCGGATCGGACAGCTGTCCTTCGACGACCTGTACGAGCACGGCGACGACGGCCACGACGGACACGACCACGCCGGTCATCTGCACACCGGCTACGACAGCCTGTCCTTCGCCGCCGACCTGCCGATGGAACCCCGCAGGCTGATGCGGTTCCTCGACAGCCGTCCCGAGGGGCTCTACCGGATCAAGGGATACGTCGACTTCGGCCCCCACGACACCGTCAACCGGTACGCCGTGCACGCCGTCGGCCGCTTCCTGCGCTTCTACCCCGAGCCCTGGCCGGCCGGCGACGCCCGCCTCACCCAGCTCGTCCTGATCGGCTCCGGAATCGACGCGGGCGCCCTCGGCAAGGAGCTGGAGGCGTGCAAGAACGACGCCCCACACGCCGACGAACACGGCATGTGGGGCGTCCTGCGCTACGTACCGGGCCTGGACGAGGCGGATCCGGAAGATCCGCCCGCCTGGGACCCGGAAGACCTGACCGCCTAG
- a CDS encoding ABC transporter ATP-binding protein, which translates to MSAHISPAIELRGASKTFRTPSGGLHTAVRGLELTVGRGEFVAVVGPTGCGKSTTLTLVSGLEEPTEGEVLVAREPVDGVSDKVGFVFQQDATFPWRTVLSNVMAGPRFRGVPKTEARQKAREWPARVGLAAFEDRYPHQLSGGQRKRVALAATFVNDPEILLMDEPFSALDVQTRALMSDELLELWEGTGASVVFVTHDLEESIALADKVVVMTAGPATVKQVFAIDLPRPRKVESVRLEPRSEKARSRVCR; encoded by the coding sequence ATGAGCGCACACATCAGCCCCGCCATTGAGCTGCGGGGCGCGAGCAAGACCTTCAGAACCCCGTCCGGGGGACTGCACACGGCCGTGCGCGGTCTGGAGCTCACCGTCGGGCGCGGCGAGTTCGTGGCCGTCGTAGGCCCCACCGGTTGCGGTAAGTCCACCACGCTGACGCTGGTCAGCGGCCTGGAGGAGCCCACCGAAGGCGAGGTGCTGGTGGCCCGGGAGCCGGTCGACGGGGTCAGCGACAAGGTCGGCTTCGTCTTCCAGCAGGACGCCACGTTCCCCTGGCGCACGGTCCTGTCCAACGTCATGGCCGGCCCGCGCTTCCGGGGCGTACCGAAGACCGAGGCCAGGCAGAAGGCCCGGGAGTGGCCGGCCCGCGTGGGACTCGCCGCCTTCGAGGACCGCTATCCGCACCAGCTCTCCGGCGGTCAGCGCAAGCGCGTCGCCCTCGCCGCCACGTTCGTCAACGACCCCGAGATCCTGCTGATGGACGAACCGTTCTCGGCGCTGGACGTGCAGACCCGGGCTCTGATGTCGGACGAGCTGCTGGAGCTGTGGGAGGGCACGGGAGCCTCCGTCGTCTTCGTCACCCACGATCTGGAGGAGTCCATCGCGCTCGCCGACAAGGTCGTTGTGATGACCGCCGGACCCGCGACCGTGAAGCAGGTGTTCGCCATCGATCTGCCCCGGCCGCGCAAGGTCGAGTCGGTGCGTCTGGAGCCGCGGTCGGAGAAGGCCAGGTCCCGGGTCTGCCGCTGA
- a CDS encoding citrate/2-methylcitrate synthase, whose translation MRDHEPAPGRPGRRLTTKETAELLGVKPETVYAYVSRGLLSSRREPGGRASTFEAKEVEALARRHRREAAASPGSGGDLSVRTRITLIEQDRYYFRGVDAVELALRHSYEEVAEWLWTARPAPGITFSAPGPTVEVARRAVNALSEHASPTDRLRVAAIAAAAEDPLRFDLSEDAVLNTARILIPTLVAALPPVRHAHKDDGPLAHRLWGRLTGRPADEASLRVLDTALALLADHDLAASTLAVRVAASARAHAYAAVSAGLGVLEGPLHGAASGLAHRMLLDVLDQGTAVPVIADELRTGRRIPGLGHPLYTEDPRASALFGLLEQVPRAESALLAARDIVATTARHTPLHANVDLALAVFTASSGMPATAGETIFAVARTAGWIAHALEEYGERPLRMRPIGHYVGARPPQSLPG comes from the coding sequence ATGCGTGATCACGAACCCGCTCCCGGCCGTCCCGGACGAAGGCTGACCACCAAGGAGACCGCCGAACTGCTCGGCGTGAAGCCGGAGACGGTGTACGCGTACGTGAGCCGCGGCCTGCTCAGCAGCAGACGCGAGCCCGGCGGCCGCGCCAGCACCTTCGAGGCGAAGGAGGTCGAGGCCCTGGCCCGGCGCCACCGGCGCGAGGCGGCCGCGAGCCCAGGCTCGGGCGGGGACCTGTCCGTACGGACCCGCATCACGCTGATCGAACAGGACCGGTACTACTTCCGGGGCGTGGACGCCGTCGAGCTGGCTCTCCGGCACTCCTACGAGGAGGTCGCGGAGTGGCTGTGGACGGCTCGGCCGGCTCCGGGCATCACCTTCTCCGCGCCCGGCCCCACCGTCGAGGTCGCCCGCCGCGCGGTGAACGCCCTGTCCGAGCACGCCTCCCCCACCGACCGGCTGCGCGTGGCGGCGATCGCCGCGGCGGCCGAGGATCCGCTGCGCTTCGACCTGTCGGAGGACGCCGTGCTGAACACCGCGCGGATCCTCATCCCCACGCTCGTCGCCGCGCTGCCGCCGGTCCGGCACGCCCACAAGGACGACGGTCCGCTCGCCCACCGGCTGTGGGGCCGGCTGACCGGCCGCCCCGCCGACGAGGCGTCCCTGCGCGTCCTGGACACCGCGCTCGCCCTGCTCGCCGACCACGATCTGGCCGCCTCCACGCTCGCGGTCCGGGTCGCCGCCTCGGCCCGCGCGCACGCCTACGCGGCCGTCTCGGCCGGGCTCGGCGTGCTGGAGGGCCCGCTGCACGGCGCCGCGAGCGGGCTGGCCCACCGCATGCTGCTCGACGTGCTCGACCAGGGGACGGCGGTCCCGGTGATCGCCGACGAGCTGCGCACGGGCCGCCGGATCCCCGGGCTCGGCCACCCGCTGTACACCGAGGATCCCCGCGCGAGCGCGCTGTTCGGCCTGCTGGAGCAGGTCCCGCGCGCGGAGTCGGCCCTGCTGGCCGCCCGGGACATCGTCGCCACCACCGCCCGGCACACCCCGCTGCACGCCAACGTCGACCTGGCCCTGGCGGTGTTCACCGCGTCCAGCGGCATGCCCGCCACGGCCGGCGAGACGATCTTCGCCGTCGCCCGGACGGCGGGCTGGATCGCGCACGCCCTGGAGGAGTACGGCGAGCGCCCGCTGCGCATGCGCCCCATCGGCCACTACGTCGGTGCACGGCCCCCGCAGTCACTCCCCGGGTAG
- a CDS encoding DUF485 domain-containing protein yields the protein MQSSNGRDRGAGDGSECSAENQQGHGAASRDVTYEDPWYDALASGRGEADGTGAPAPVVPPARGERGGGGVAVHTRDVYVEVQRSPAFQEVRATYRRFAVPGVAAFLAWYMGYLVTATTAPGLMARSVTGAVNVGMLAGLGQFLTTFALTWAYARHARLRRDRAALELRWDTQELARGVRGDAS from the coding sequence ATGCAGTCAAGCAACGGCCGCGACCGTGGAGCCGGGGACGGTTCCGAGTGTTCGGCCGAGAACCAGCAAGGCCACGGCGCAGCGTCCCGCGATGTGACGTACGAGGACCCCTGGTACGACGCGCTGGCCTCCGGCCGGGGCGAAGCGGACGGCACCGGAGCGCCGGCGCCGGTGGTGCCGCCCGCTCGCGGGGAGCGGGGCGGTGGCGGAGTGGCGGTTCACACCCGCGATGTGTACGTGGAGGTGCAGCGCAGCCCGGCCTTCCAGGAAGTGCGGGCCACGTACCGGCGGTTCGCCGTGCCGGGAGTCGCCGCCTTCCTCGCCTGGTACATGGGCTATCTCGTCACCGCCACGACCGCGCCCGGACTCATGGCCCGGTCCGTGACGGGGGCGGTGAACGTGGGCATGCTGGCCGGACTAGGACAGTTCCTCACCACGTTCGCGCTCACCTGGGCCTACGCCCGGCACGCACGGCTGCGCCGGGACCGGGCGGCGCTGGAGCTGCGCTGGGACACCCAGGAACTGGCCCGCGGAGTGCGGGGAGACGCCTCGTGA
- a CDS encoding response regulator, with product MIDVLVVDDDFRVAEINAKYVGKVPGFRVTARAHSAAQALAAVERGTVDLVLLDHYLPDQTGLDLVHRMREQGHGTDVIMITAAGHVSTVQQAMRLGALHSLVKPFTFAALRSRLDSYAALRRTVDRVGGRGVTGQEKVDRIFGALRTAPAPSAPGLPSGHSEPTTDLICGVLHHADQPLSAHEVAERTGLSRSTAQRYLRHLEQAGRLRLSLKYGDTGRPEHQYAWVAP from the coding sequence ATGATTGACGTCCTGGTCGTGGACGACGACTTCCGCGTCGCAGAGATAAACGCCAAGTACGTGGGAAAGGTTCCCGGGTTCCGGGTGACCGCCCGCGCGCACAGCGCCGCGCAGGCCTTGGCCGCCGTCGAACGCGGCACCGTCGATCTCGTCCTGCTCGACCACTATCTGCCGGACCAGACCGGGCTCGACCTCGTCCACCGCATGCGGGAGCAGGGCCACGGCACGGACGTCATCATGATCACGGCGGCCGGCCATGTGTCGACCGTCCAGCAGGCGATGCGCCTGGGCGCCCTGCACTCTCTGGTCAAGCCCTTCACCTTCGCCGCGCTGCGCTCCCGCCTCGACTCCTACGCCGCCCTGCGCCGCACGGTCGACCGGGTCGGCGGCCGGGGCGTCACGGGGCAGGAGAAGGTCGACCGGATCTTCGGGGCGCTGCGGACGGCTCCCGCACCCTCCGCGCCCGGCCTGCCGAGCGGCCACTCGGAGCCGACGACCGATCTGATCTGCGGTGTCCTGCACCACGCCGACCAGCCGCTGTCGGCCCACGAGGTGGCCGAGAGAACCGGCCTGAGCCGCTCCACGGCCCAGCGCTACCTCCGCCACCTGGAACAGGCCGGCCGGCTACGGCTCTCCCTGAAGTACGGCGACACCGGCCGGCCGGAGCACCAGTACGCGTGGGTGGCGCCGTAG